A region of the Roseobacter denitrificans OCh 114 genome:
GTCTGCGGCAAAGGATACGAGAAATGCCTGAGAAGCAATCGAAACCGGCCAACCTGAACCTAAAGATCACCGAGGACGAACGGTGGGACTTCAAAGAGTTCTGCGTCAGCCATCGGATGAGCCAGGTGGATGGCTTCCGCCTCGCATTCAAGCTGATGAAAGAGCATTTCGAGGCAGAAGGCAAATAAGCCCCTCACGGGCCAAAAGGACCAAGACATTGAGCGACGCGCAGACCAAGAACACCTCACTTGCAGACTTTATTTGGAAGAACGCAGACGACCTCTGGGGCGATTTCCGGCACACCGAATTCGGCAAGATCATTCTGCCTTTCACCCTGCTACGCCGCCTCGAGTGCGTTCTCGCACCCACTCGGGAAGAGGTCCGTGAAACCGTCAAGAACCTGGGCGACAGCGGCATCGATATGGACGTAATCCTGCGCCAGCAAACCGGCTTTCCCTTCTACAACACCTCGAACTACGACCTGCGCAGCCTCGGCGCGACCCGCACACGTGCAAACCTCGAAGACTACATCTCGCAGTTCTCCGACAACGCCCGCGTCATCTTTGAGCAGTTCGACTTCGCCAACACAATCGCCCGGATGGACCGCGCCGGGGTCCTCTACAAAATCTGTCAGAACTTCGCCGCCATCGACCTGCATCCCGACACCGTGCCCGAGCGCACCATGTCCAACGTCTATGAGCACCTCATCCGCCGCTTCGGCGCCGAGGTGAACGAGGCGGCAGAGGACTTCATGACGCCGCGCGATGTCGTCCACCTCGCTATCGAGCTTTTGCTGGACCCCGATGACCAGCTCTTCATCGAAAACCCCGGCCTCATCCGCACGCTCTATGACCCGACCTGCGGCACTGGTGGCTTTTTGTCCGACGGGATGGAGCATGTCCGCAACCTGCAGGACCGTTACTCCATCGCCCCCGTCATCATCCCCTACGGCCAGGAGCTGGAGCCAGAGACTCACGCCGTCTGTCTCGCCGGCATGCTGCTCAAGACGCTCGAAACCGATCCCGGCCGCGATCTGTCCAAAAACATTGCCCTGGGAAGCACCCTCTCGGCAGACAAACACCGGCCCGAGAAATTCCACTACTGCGTCTCCAACCCGCCCTTCGGCAAGAAGTGGGAGAAGGACCAGGCCGACGTCACCCGCGAACATAAAGAACAGGGGTTCGAAGGTCGCTTCGGCCCCAAGTTGCCCCGCGTCTCGGACGGCTCCATGCTCTTCCTGCTGCACCTGCTGTCCAAGCTCGAAAGCCCTGAGAACGGCGGCGGGCGCGCGGCGATCATCCTGTCGGGCTCGCCACTGTTCAATGGCAACGCAGGTCAGGGCGAAAGCGAGATCCGGCGCCACCTGCTGGAACAGGACGTGGTCGAGGCCATCATCGCCCTGCCCACCGAGATCTTCTTTCGCACCGGCATCGGCACCTACATCTGGATCCTGTCCAACGACAAACCCGCCCATCGCAAGGGCAAGGTCCAGCTGATCAACGCGACCGAGATGTATGAGCCCATGCGCAAATCCGAGGGCAACAAGCGCCGCCGCGTGGGCGAACAACAGACACGCGATATCGTCCAGATGTACGCGGATTTCGAGGCGACCAAGCAAAGCCTTATCCTGAGCGCGCCTGACTTCGGCTACCGCCGCATCAAGGTTTTGCGCCCCCTGCGCAAGAAGATCGTCATCTCGGCCGAGGGTCTGGCGACGCTAGCCGACGAGAAAGCATGGGAGAAACGCACAGAGGCGCAACGCGCAGGTTGGACCGCACTCTTCAACGATCACATGGGCGCGGAAGAAGGCTGGCATTGGATCGAGGCCTTCGCCAAGAACGCCGTCAAGCGCGATGCGGATCTGGGCAAGGCGGATGTCGCGCTGATCAAGGCCTTTCGCAAGGCGCTCGGCGTGCATGATCCCGAGCTTGATCCCGTGACGGACAAAAAGGGCCAGATCATCCCCGACGACGACCTGACCGATTTCGAAAACGTGCCACTGGCCGCGGACGGCACAGCCGACATCCACGGCTATCTGGCGGCGGAGGTCACGCCCCACGCCCATGACGCCTATATCGACGAAACCTATCGCGACGAGTCAGACGGCCAGATCGGCATCAAGGGCTATGAGATCAATTTCAACCGCTACTTCTACGAATACTTGCCGCCCCGCGATCTGGACGAGATCGACGCGGAGTTGAAAGCGGTCGAGGCCGAGATTGCAGCCGTGCTGGCGGAGGTAGCGGGGTGAGTGAGGACGCCGCTGTATCACAATGGAAAGAGTACCCTTTCTGGGCTGTCGCCAAGCCAAAATCGGTTTCCAACGCTTCGGCGGAAAGCTTGCTCTCGGTATATTTGGACCGGGGGGTCATACCCTATTCCGAGGGCGGAGGGCTTGTCCACAAACCGGCGGAAAGCCTAGAAAAATACCAGTTGGTAGAACCCGGCGATTTGGTCTTGAACAACCAACAGGCTTGGAGAGGTTCATTAGGGGTCTCCACGTACCGTGGCATTGTGAGCCCCGCATATCGCATATTTGAATTAAATGGAGAGGTAGTGGACACTCGCTTTTCTCACTATCTTTTCAGATCCCGACCTTACGTTGAAAAAATCATGCTCGCTTCGTTGAGCGTTGGAGATATCCAAAGACAAGTGAAATGGCCGCTTCTGAGGGTTTTGTTACTACGTGTGCCGAATATCTCTACACAATCAAAAATCGCGGAGTATCTCGACTGCGAGACCGCGCGGATTGATGGGTTGATTGAGAAAAAGACCCGCTTCATCGCGCTTCTCAAGGAAAAACGCATCGCCGTCATCACGCACGCTGTCACCAAGGGCATTGATGCGGCGGTGGTAATGAAACCTTCTGGGGAAGACTGGCTAAGCGACATTCCCGCACATTGGACAGTGGTGCCACCGACGGCGCTTTTCACCGAAAGCAAGGAGCGCGCCCGAGAAGGGACCCAGATGCTCTCGGCGACCCAGAAATACGGGGTGATACCCTTGGCCGAGTTTGAACGGCTTGAACAACGGCAGGTCACCATGGCCCTCGTTCATCTGGATAAGCGCAAACATGTGGAAGTGGGTGATTTCGTGATTTCCATGCGCAGCATGGATGGCGGGCTTGAGCGGGCGCGCGCAGTTGGCAATGTGCGGTCGTCCTATTCTGTTTTGAAGTGCGGTCCGCATGTGGAAGGGCGCTTCTACGGCTACCTACTGAAATCGGGCCTCTACATTCAGGCCCTGCGCCTGACGTCTAGTTTCATCAGGGATGGGCAGGACATGAATTTCAGTCATTTCCGTAAGGTGAAGCTGCCCAAACTGCCTGTGGCCGAACAAGCGGCCATCGCGGATCACATCGACACCCAAACCGCCCGTATCGACAGCCTCATCACCAAAACCGACCGCTCCATCGCCCTCCTGCGCGAAAAGCGGGCGGCGCTGATCACCGCGGCCGTCACCGGCAAAATCGACATGAGGCATATGGCATGAGCGATCTGCACCATGAAAAGCATCTTGAGGCCTATATCGTCGAGCGTCTGCGCGCGCAGGGTTGGCTCGTCGGCACCACCGACGATTACGACGCCGACCGCGCGCTCTACCCCGAAGACCTCGCCGATTGGCTGAAGGCCACCCAAGCCCCTAAGTGGGACCGGCTGGAGGCGATGAATGGCGCCAAGACCCTCGACAAGGTCGCTAGCCGCCTTGAGGCCGCGCTGGAAAAACACGGCACGCTCCACGTCCTGCGCCGCGGCTTCGACATCGCAGGCGCAGGCCATCTCGACATGTCCGAGGCCGCCCCCGAGGATCAGCGCAACGCCACCACCCTGCACAACTATGCCGCCAACCGCCTGCGCGTCGTCCCGCAGCTGAAATACCACCCGGGCCGCGCGCTGGCGATTGATCTGGTGTTGTTCCTGAATGGTCTGCCGCTGGCCACGGTCGAGCTCAAGACCGACTTCACTCAATCCGTCGAGCACGCCAAGGCCCAATACCGCCGCGACCGCGCGCCGGTGGACGGTGGCCGCAAGCACCCGCTGCTCACCTTCAAGCGCGGTGCCATCGTGCATTTCGCCATGTCGGATTCCGAGATCTGGATGGCCACAAAACTGGCGGGCGAGGACACATTTTTCCTGCCCTTCAATCGCGGTCATGACGGCCACGGCGGCAACCCACCCCGCAATGATGGCGAATACCCCGTCGCCTATTTCTGGGAGGACATCTGCCGCCCCGACGCCTTCCTCCGGATCTTCCACAGCTTCGTCTATGTCGAGAAAAAGGAGGTCGTGGACCTGCGCGGCAACTGGACGACCAAAGAAACCCTGATCTTCCCGCGCTACCACCAGTTCGACGCGGTCAACAAGATGATCGCGGACGCCAAGGCCAATGGCCCCGGTCAGTCCTACCTGTGCGAACACAGCGCGGGCTCTGGCAAGACCTCCACCATCGCGTGGACGGCCCATGACCTGATCAAGCTGCGCCATGACGATGGTCGCCCCGTGTTCGACGCAGCCATCATCGTGACTGACCGCAACGTGCTGGACGGTCAATTGCAAGACGCTGTGCAGCAGATCGACCATCAGTCCGGCCTGATCGCCGCCATCGACAGGGACACTTCGTCCAAGTCAAAAAGCGAACAACTGACCGAGGCGATGACCAAGGGCACGCCGATCATCGTCGTGACAATCCAGACGTTCCCCTTCGCCATGGAAGCGATCCTGACCGAGCGGTCCTTAAGCGACAAAAATTTCGCCGTGATCATCGATGAGGCGCATACCTCCCAGACCGGCAATACCGCCTCCAAGCTGCAAGCCACGCTGGCCCTGTCGTCCAAGACCGACATGTCGGACATGACCATCGAGGACATTCTGAGCGAGATCCAAACGTCCCGCAAACGCCCCGCCAATGTCTCCCACTTCGCATTTACCGCAACGCCGAAGCACTCCACAATGATGCTGTTCGGACGCCCCGCAGATCCCACGCGGCGCGCCGCCGACGACAACCTTCCGCAGTCGTTCCACAAATATGAGATGCGGCAGGCGATCGACGAGGGGTTCATCCTCGATGTGCTGCGTGGCTACGTGCCCTATAAGACGGCGTTCAACCTCGGTCAGGAGCT
Encoded here:
- a CDS encoding restriction endonuclease subunit S gives rise to the protein MSEDAAVSQWKEYPFWAVAKPKSVSNASAESLLSVYLDRGVIPYSEGGGLVHKPAESLEKYQLVEPGDLVLNNQQAWRGSLGVSTYRGIVSPAYRIFELNGEVVDTRFSHYLFRSRPYVEKIMLASLSVGDIQRQVKWPLLRVLLLRVPNISTQSKIAEYLDCETARIDGLIEKKTRFIALLKEKRIAVITHAVTKGIDAAVVMKPSGEDWLSDIPAHWTVVPPTALFTESKERAREGTQMLSATQKYGVIPLAEFERLEQRQVTMALVHLDKRKHVEVGDFVISMRSMDGGLERARAVGNVRSSYSVLKCGPHVEGRFYGYLLKSGLYIQALRLTSSFIRDGQDMNFSHFRKVKLPKLPVAEQAAIADHIDTQTARIDSLITKTDRSIALLREKRAALITAAVTGKIDMRHMA
- a CDS encoding type I restriction-modification system subunit M: MSDAQTKNTSLADFIWKNADDLWGDFRHTEFGKIILPFTLLRRLECVLAPTREEVRETVKNLGDSGIDMDVILRQQTGFPFYNTSNYDLRSLGATRTRANLEDYISQFSDNARVIFEQFDFANTIARMDRAGVLYKICQNFAAIDLHPDTVPERTMSNVYEHLIRRFGAEVNEAAEDFMTPRDVVHLAIELLLDPDDQLFIENPGLIRTLYDPTCGTGGFLSDGMEHVRNLQDRYSIAPVIIPYGQELEPETHAVCLAGMLLKTLETDPGRDLSKNIALGSTLSADKHRPEKFHYCVSNPPFGKKWEKDQADVTREHKEQGFEGRFGPKLPRVSDGSMLFLLHLLSKLESPENGGGRAAIILSGSPLFNGNAGQGESEIRRHLLEQDVVEAIIALPTEIFFRTGIGTYIWILSNDKPAHRKGKVQLINATEMYEPMRKSEGNKRRRVGEQQTRDIVQMYADFEATKQSLILSAPDFGYRRIKVLRPLRKKIVISAEGLATLADEKAWEKRTEAQRAGWTALFNDHMGAEEGWHWIEAFAKNAVKRDADLGKADVALIKAFRKALGVHDPELDPVTDKKGQIIPDDDLTDFENVPLAADGTADIHGYLAAEVTPHAHDAYIDETYRDESDGQIGIKGYEINFNRYFYEYLPPRDLDEIDAELKAVEAEIAAVLAEVAG
- a CDS encoding type I restriction endonuclease subunit R; amino-acid sequence: MSDLHHEKHLEAYIVERLRAQGWLVGTTDDYDADRALYPEDLADWLKATQAPKWDRLEAMNGAKTLDKVASRLEAALEKHGTLHVLRRGFDIAGAGHLDMSEAAPEDQRNATTLHNYAANRLRVVPQLKYHPGRALAIDLVLFLNGLPLATVELKTDFTQSVEHAKAQYRRDRAPVDGGRKHPLLTFKRGAIVHFAMSDSEIWMATKLAGEDTFFLPFNRGHDGHGGNPPRNDGEYPVAYFWEDICRPDAFLRIFHSFVYVEKKEVVDLRGNWTTKETLIFPRYHQFDAVNKMIADAKANGPGQSYLCEHSAGSGKTSTIAWTAHDLIKLRHDDGRPVFDAAIIVTDRNVLDGQLQDAVQQIDHQSGLIAAIDRDTSSKSKSEQLTEAMTKGTPIIVVTIQTFPFAMEAILTERSLSDKNFAVIIDEAHTSQTGNTASKLQATLALSSKTDMSDMTIEDILSEIQTSRKRPANVSHFAFTATPKHSTMMLFGRPADPTRRAADDNLPQSFHKYEMRQAIDEGFILDVLRGYVPYKTAFNLGQELVDEKRVDGKAAKRALAAWMTLHPTNVTQKVRFIMEHFTANVAHLLDGKAKAMVVTSSRAAAVRYKRAFDAFIADNPAYADIRALVAFSGKLSGQEVAHANDDQLGGDTFVVEDDAEFTEASMNPDVKGQDLRHAFDRPEYRVMLVANKFQTGFDQPKLVAMYVDKKIANAVEIVQTFSRLNRTFPGKDQTFIVDFVNEPDSVQAAFAQYDSGAKIEEVQDLDVIYDMKDQLDAQGIYDDSHVNRFRIARYQTAAAFNADSETEHKAMYAATQEPTDSYNIRLKSLREAAQNAEDAFEVARVSDNSDGMKRADHDREQVAEAIGQMTEFKAGLARFARTYSYIAQLIDLGDPDLENFAAFAKLLANRLDGVPPENVDLRGITLTGYEIKDREAPDEPVEPDVLKPVGAGGSPAPGAVPVYIQEIIERLNTIFGKATPIEDQISFVNQIAAIASENELVMAQVEKNSKEQALKGNLPGTVEAAVARAMKSHASLATLLLKSDKQSLGLLYPVIYDMLKRGENIEL